Proteins encoded within one genomic window of Deltaproteobacteria bacterium:
- a CDS encoding acryloyl-CoA reductase, which translates to MALPQTFKAMVVSETAEKTFPREIKQKALNDLPAGELIIEVKYSSLNYKDALSATGNKGVTRKYPHTPGIDAAGVVADSTTRLFNAGDEVTVTGFDFGMNTSGGFGQYVSVPALWAAKLPKDLSLKDSMGYGTAGLTAALCIIRLMASGLTKDSGEVLVTGATGGVGCIAVAMLAKLGFNVVAATGKGSEGDFLKGLGATTIISREEANDTSGRPLQKPRWAGVVDTVGGNILATALKTTKYGGSVAACGNAMSHELNINVFPFILRGVSLLGVDSVEIPMRARQMAWNKLAGEWSIDLSKIVTEVSLDGLNPKIDEILKGAVRGRVVVDLSK; encoded by the coding sequence ATGGCTTTACCGCAGACCTTTAAAGCGATGGTGGTTTCCGAGACCGCAGAAAAAACCTTTCCGCGCGAGATTAAACAAAAGGCATTGAACGATTTGCCCGCCGGCGAACTGATCATCGAGGTGAAATACTCTTCGTTGAATTACAAAGATGCTTTGTCGGCCACCGGCAACAAAGGCGTGACGCGCAAATACCCGCACACACCTGGCATCGATGCCGCCGGTGTGGTGGCGGACTCGACGACGCGGCTGTTCAACGCCGGCGACGAAGTGACGGTGACCGGTTTCGACTTCGGCATGAACACCTCCGGCGGTTTCGGTCAGTACGTGAGCGTGCCGGCGCTGTGGGCCGCCAAGCTGCCGAAAGATTTGTCGCTAAAAGACAGCATGGGCTACGGCACCGCCGGTTTGACCGCGGCGCTGTGTATCATTCGGCTCATGGCGAGCGGCCTGACCAAAGACTCGGGCGAAGTGTTGGTGACCGGCGCCACCGGCGGCGTCGGCTGCATCGCCGTGGCGATGCTTGCGAAGTTGGGCTTTAACGTCGTCGCGGCGACCGGCAAAGGCAGCGAAGGCGATTTCCTCAAAGGACTGGGCGCGACCACGATCATTTCCCGCGAGGAAGCCAACGACACTTCCGGGCGGCCGCTGCAGAAGCCGCGCTGGGCCGGCGTCGTCGACACCGTCGGCGGCAATATTCTCGCGACCGCGTTGAAAACGACCAAATACGGCGGCTCGGTGGCGGCCTGCGGCAACGCCATGTCGCACGAGCTCAACATCAACGTCTTTCCCTTTATTCTCCGCGGCGTCAGTCTGCTCGGCGTCGACTCGGTGGAAATCCCCATGCGCGCGCGCCAGATGGCGTGGAACAAATTGGCGGGTGAGTGGAGCATCGATCTGTCGAAGATTGTCACGGAAGTTTCGCTCGACGGGTTGAATCCGAAGATCGATGAGATTTTGAAAGGCGCCGTCCGCGGGCGCGTCGTCGTGGATCTAAGCAAGTAG